In Synechocystis sp. PCC 6714, the following are encoded in one genomic region:
- the gltB gene encoding glutamate synthase large subunit: MSLPYPLLAPMTNSSIATNSAQPFLGQPWLVEERDACGVGFIANLRGQPDHMLVEQALKALGCMEHRGGCSADNDSGDGAGVMTAIPRLLLSRWFENRNLPMPDGDRLGVGMVFLPQEPGAREVARAYVEEVVRLEKLSVLGWREVPVNPDVLGIQARNNQPHIEQILVTCPEGCAGDELDRRLYIARSVIGKKLAEDFYVCSFSCRTIVYKGMVRSIILGEFYLDLKNPEYTSNFAVYHRRFSTNTMPKWPLAQPMRLLGHNGEINTLLGNINWMAAREKELDVSGWTKTELEALTPIVNQANSDSYNLDSALELLVRTGRSPLEAAMILVPEAYKNQPGLKDYPEISDFHDYYSGLQEPWDGPALLVFSDGKIVGAGLDRNGLRPARYCITKDDYIVLGSEAGVVDLPQADIVEKGRLAPGQMIAVDLAEKKILKNYQIKQRAAQKYPYGEWVKTQRQTVVSNSFAEKPLFDNAQTVLQQQAAFGYTAEDVEMVVVPMASQGKEPTFCMGDDTPLAVLSNKPRLLYDYFKQRFAQVTNPPIDPLRENLVMSLAMFLGKRGNLLEPKAESARTIKLRSPLVNEVELQAIKTGQLQTHEISTLYDLDGVNSLETALDNLVKTAIASVQSGAEILVLTDRPQGNTLTEHQSFIPPLLAVGAVHHHLIRAGLRLKASLVADTAQCWSTHHFACLVGYGASAICPYLALESVRQWWLDEKTQKLMENGRLDKIDLTTALKNYRQSVEAGLFKILSKMGISLLASYHGAQIFEAIGLGAELVEYAFAGTTSRVGGLTIADVAREMMVFHGIAFPEMAKKLENFGFVNYRPGGEYHMNSPEMSKALHKAVAAYEVGGNGNNAEAYDHYELYRKYLKDRPVTALRDLLDLNSDQTAIPLEEVESVESIVKRFCTGGMSLGALSREAHETLAIAMNRLGAKSNSGEGGEDVVRYLTLDDVDSEGNSPTLPHLHGLENGDTANSAIKQIASGRFGVTPEYLMSGKQLEIKMAQGAKPGEGGQLPGKKVSEYIAMLRRSKPGVTLISPPPHHDIYSIEDLAQLIYDLHQINPEAQVSVKLVAEIGIGTIAAGVAKANADIIQISGHDGGTGASPLSSIKHAGSPWELGVTEVHLVLMENQLRDRVLLRADGGLKTGWDVVMAALMGAEEYGFGSIAMIAEGCIMARVCHTNNCPVGVATQQERLRQRFKGVPGQVVNFFYFIAEEVRSILAHLGYRSLDDIIGRTDLLKVRSDVQLTKTQNLTLDCLLNLPDTKQHRQWLNHQPVHSNGPVLDDEILADPDIQEAISHQTSVTKTYHLVNTDRTVGTRLAGAIAKRYGNTGFEGSITLNFQGSAGQSFGAFNLNGMTLHLQGEANDYVAKGMNGGEIVIVPPAGATYASENNVIIGNTCLYGATGGSLYANGRAGERFAVRNSLGQAVIEGAGDHCCEYMTGGVVVVLGPVGRNVGAGMTGGLAYFLDEAGDLPEKINPEIIKLQRITAPKGEEQLKVLITTHVEHTGSPKGKAILANWSDYLDKFWQAVPPSEASSPEANGQAGLAEEKALTSV; this comes from the coding sequence GGCTGTATGGAACACCGGGGTGGTTGTAGTGCCGATAACGACTCCGGCGACGGGGCCGGAGTTATGACCGCCATTCCCCGTCTGTTACTTTCCCGCTGGTTTGAAAATCGCAATTTGCCCATGCCCGATGGCGATCGCCTGGGGGTCGGGATGGTATTTTTACCCCAGGAACCTGGGGCCAGGGAGGTGGCCCGGGCCTACGTGGAAGAAGTGGTACGACTGGAAAAATTATCAGTGTTAGGTTGGCGGGAAGTGCCTGTTAATCCGGATGTATTAGGCATTCAAGCCAGAAATAATCAACCCCACATTGAACAAATTTTAGTTACCTGCCCAGAAGGTTGCGCCGGCGATGAGCTAGACCGGCGGTTGTATATTGCCCGCTCCGTCATTGGTAAAAAATTAGCTGAAGATTTCTACGTTTGTTCCTTTTCCTGTCGCACCATTGTCTATAAAGGCATGGTTCGTAGCATCATTCTAGGGGAATTTTATCTAGATTTAAAAAATCCTGAATATACCAGTAATTTTGCCGTTTATCACCGTCGTTTTAGCACCAATACCATGCCTAAATGGCCCCTCGCTCAACCCATGCGTTTATTGGGTCATAACGGGGAAATTAATACCCTTTTAGGCAATATTAATTGGATGGCAGCCAGGGAAAAGGAATTGGATGTGTCCGGCTGGACAAAAACAGAGTTGGAAGCGTTAACCCCCATTGTTAACCAAGCCAACAGTGACTCCTATAACCTCGATAGTGCCTTGGAATTGTTGGTACGCACCGGCCGCAGCCCCCTGGAGGCAGCGATGATTTTAGTACCGGAAGCCTATAAAAATCAGCCAGGGTTAAAAGATTACCCGGAAATTAGCGATTTCCATGACTACTACAGCGGTTTACAGGAACCCTGGGATGGCCCCGCTTTATTGGTATTTAGTGATGGCAAAATCGTCGGCGCCGGCCTAGATCGTAATGGTTTACGGCCCGCCCGTTATTGCATTACCAAAGATGACTATATTGTCCTGGGTTCCGAAGCGGGAGTGGTGGATTTACCGCAGGCAGATATTGTCGAGAAAGGTCGCCTAGCACCGGGGCAAATGATTGCGGTGGATTTAGCTGAGAAAAAAATTCTCAAAAATTATCAAATTAAACAGCGGGCGGCCCAAAAATATCCCTATGGGGAATGGGTGAAAACCCAGCGTCAAACGGTTGTGTCTAATAGCTTTGCTGAAAAACCTTTATTCGATAACGCCCAAACTGTACTGCAACAACAGGCTGCCTTTGGTTACACCGCCGAAGATGTGGAAATGGTGGTGGTGCCCATGGCTAGCCAGGGTAAGGAACCAACGTTTTGCATGGGAGACGACACGCCGTTAGCTGTACTGTCCAATAAACCCCGGCTACTCTACGACTATTTCAAGCAAAGGTTTGCCCAGGTAACCAACCCTCCCATTGACCCCCTACGGGAAAATTTGGTGATGTCCCTGGCTATGTTTTTGGGCAAACGGGGCAATTTGTTAGAGCCTAAAGCTGAGTCTGCCAGGACCATTAAACTCCGATCGCCATTGGTCAATGAAGTGGAGTTGCAGGCCATTAAAACTGGGCAGTTGCAGACTCACGAAATTTCTACCCTCTATGATTTGGATGGGGTAAATAGTCTGGAAACCGCTTTAGATAATTTAGTTAAAACGGCGATCGCCTCCGTTCAATCCGGTGCTGAAATCCTAGTTTTAACCGATCGCCCCCAGGGCAACACGTTAACCGAACATCAAAGTTTTATTCCCCCTTTGTTGGCGGTGGGAGCAGTACATCACCATTTAATTCGAGCCGGATTACGCTTAAAAGCTTCCCTGGTTGCGGACACTGCCCAATGCTGGAGCACTCACCATTTTGCCTGTCTGGTGGGCTATGGTGCTTCCGCCATTTGTCCCTATTTGGCATTGGAATCAGTGCGGCAATGGTGGTTGGATGAAAAGACCCAAAAGCTGATGGAGAATGGGCGGTTAGACAAGATTGATTTAACCACCGCCCTGAAAAATTATCGTCAATCCGTAGAAGCAGGATTATTCAAAATTCTTTCCAAAATGGGCATTTCCCTGCTGGCTTCCTACCATGGAGCCCAAATTTTTGAGGCGATCGGTTTAGGAGCGGAATTAGTGGAATATGCCTTTGCTGGAACCACCAGCCGAGTAGGCGGTTTGACCATCGCCGATGTGGCCCGGGAAATGATGGTTTTCCATGGCATTGCTTTTCCTGAAATGGCCAAAAAATTGGAAAACTTTGGCTTTGTTAACTACCGTCCCGGTGGCGAATATCATATGAATTCTCCGGAAATGTCCAAAGCTTTGCATAAGGCGGTGGCGGCCTACGAGGTGGGCGGTAATGGTAACAATGCGGAAGCCTACGACCATTACGAGCTGTACCGTAAATATCTCAAGGATCGCCCCGTAACAGCTCTGCGGGATTTGCTGGATCTCAATTCCGACCAAACTGCCATTCCCCTGGAGGAAGTGGAGTCGGTGGAAAGTATTGTCAAACGTTTTTGCACTGGCGGTATGTCCCTCGGTGCACTGTCCCGGGAAGCCCATGAAACTTTGGCGATCGCCATGAATCGTTTGGGGGCTAAATCCAACTCCGGAGAAGGGGGAGAAGATGTAGTACGTTACCTGACTCTAGATGATGTGGACAGTGAAGGAAATTCTCCGACTCTGCCCCACTTGCATGGATTAGAAAATGGTGACACCGCCAACTCTGCCATTAAACAAATCGCCTCTGGTCGTTTCGGTGTTACCCCGGAATATTTAATGAGTGGCAAACAGTTAGAAATCAAAATGGCCCAGGGGGCAAAACCCGGAGAAGGGGGCCAACTGCCCGGTAAGAAAGTTAGTGAATATATCGCCATGTTGCGCCGTTCTAAACCCGGTGTAACTCTCATTTCTCCACCGCCCCACCACGACATTTACTCCATTGAAGACTTAGCCCAATTAATTTATGACCTGCATCAGATCAATCCTGAGGCCCAGGTATCGGTGAAGCTAGTGGCGGAAATCGGCATTGGTACCATCGCCGCTGGGGTAGCTAAAGCCAATGCGGACATTATTCAAATTTCTGGCCATGATGGTGGTACAGGAGCATCTCCTTTAAGTTCCATCAAACACGCTGGTTCTCCCTGGGAATTGGGGGTCACCGAGGTACATCTAGTGCTAATGGAAAACCAACTACGAGATCGTGTTTTGCTCCGGGCCGATGGGGGATTAAAAACCGGCTGGGACGTGGTGATGGCGGCTTTAATGGGGGCAGAAGAATATGGCTTTGGTTCCATCGCCATGATTGCTGAGGGTTGCATTATGGCCCGGGTTTGTCACACCAACAATTGCCCCGTGGGGGTTGCTACCCAGCAGGAACGGCTACGGCAAAGGTTTAAAGGGGTGCCCGGCCAAGTAGTTAATTTCTTCTACTTCATTGCCGAAGAAGTGCGTTCCATTCTGGCTCACCTTGGTTATCGCAGTTTGGACGACATTATTGGCCGCACCGATTTACTGAAAGTGCGTTCCGATGTGCAGTTGACTAAAACCCAAAATCTGACCCTGGATTGTCTACTCAATCTTCCCGATACCAAGCAACATCGACAATGGTTAAATCACCAACCAGTCCATAGCAATGGCCCTGTGCTGGATGATGAAATTTTGGCCGATCCCGACATCCAAGAAGCTATTAGCCACCAAACCTCCGTTACTAAAACCTATCACCTAGTTAATACAGACCGCACTGTGGGCACTCGTCTGGCCGGGGCGATCGCCAAACGCTACGGCAACACTGGCTTTGAAGGCAGTATTACCCTCAACTTCCAAGGCTCAGCAGGGCAGAGTTTTGGGGCTTTCAACCTCAATGGTATGACTCTCCATCTGCAGGGGGAAGCCAACGATTATGTGGCCAAAGGTATGAATGGCGGAGAAATTGTTATTGTGCCCCCAGCTGGTGCCACCTATGCTTCGGAAAATAACGTCATCATCGGCAATACCTGCTTATATGGAGCCACAGGAGGTAGTCTCTACGCCAACGGCCGGGCGGGAGAACGATTTGCAGTGCGTAATTCCCTCGGTCAGGCGGTCATTGAAGGGGCTGGCGATCACTGCTGTGAATATATGACCGGCGGCGTAGTTGTTGTGCTCGGTCCAGTGGGTCGCAATGTCGGCGCAGGCATGACAGGGGGGTTAGCCTATTTCCTCGATGAAGCAGGGGATTTACCGGAAAAAATCAACCCGGAAATTATCAAACTGCAACGGATCACTGCTCCCAAAGGGGAAGAGCAGTTAAAAGTTCTAATCACTACCCACGTAGAACATACTGGCAGTCCCAAAGGTAAGGCGATTTTAGCCAATTGGTCGGATTATCTCGACAAATTCTGGCAGGCAGTTCCTCCTTCCGAAGCAAGTTCACCAGAGGCCAATGGGCAAGCGGGCTTGGCAGAGGAGAAGGCTTTAACCTCAGTTTAG
- a CDS encoding type II toxin-antitoxin system HicB family antitoxin has product MTNLPYSMVIVWSDEDECYLVHLPDFPEQQFRTHGETYEEAAKNGQEVLELLLEDDGFPRQAVKDIRISVSKVHCRSLSLEYK; this is encoded by the coding sequence ATGACAAATCTACCCTACTCGATGGTGATTGTTTGGTCGGATGAAGATGAGTGTTATCTTGTCCATCTACCGGATTTCCCGGAACAACAATTTCGGACTCATGGAGAAACCTATGAAGAAGCCGCTAAGAATGGGCAGGAGGTTCTGGAGTTGTTGCTAGAGGATGATGGTTTTCCTCGTCAAGCAGTTAAAGACATCCGGATCTCAGTCTCAAAGGTTCATTGTCGCTCATTGTCGTTGGAATATAAGTAA
- a CDS encoding bifunctional diguanylate cyclase/phosphodiesterase: MFIFPRLPRSLPENNLFQGRSPLPLEVEQGNGGASRGQHLREALTKAVADQGFRLNFQPQWDARGKNLVGVEALIRWRHPELGNISPEEFIPLAEEMELIVNIGEWVLRAACIQYQIWQMEGLPPFLLGVNLSLQQLQRPNFVWTVRRILEETGMPPSQLQLEVTEGLIFRDLQHTIDVLRDLEQLGVRLAIDDFGTGYSSLSVLKNLPVHTLKIDKSFLEDLEMHQKAEFILESIIRLGQRLQLSVVAEGVETESQLQLLQSLQCDVLQGFFFSRPLNEEKITHYLHHCCNSGNSTNSTTAIAA; the protein is encoded by the coding sequence ATGTTCATCTTCCCTCGCCTTCCCCGCTCCTTGCCTGAGAATAACTTGTTTCAAGGCCGCTCCCCTCTGCCATTAGAAGTGGAGCAAGGTAATGGTGGTGCCAGCCGTGGACAGCACCTCCGTGAAGCTCTGACTAAGGCGGTGGCCGACCAGGGATTCAGGCTCAATTTTCAGCCCCAATGGGATGCTCGGGGAAAAAATCTGGTGGGAGTAGAAGCATTGATCCGTTGGCGACATCCTGAGTTGGGCAACATCTCCCCCGAGGAATTTATTCCTTTGGCAGAGGAAATGGAACTAATCGTAAACATTGGTGAATGGGTGTTACGTGCTGCATGTATTCAGTATCAAATTTGGCAAATGGAAGGGCTACCGCCCTTTTTACTGGGAGTCAATTTGTCATTGCAACAGTTACAAAGACCCAATTTTGTCTGGACTGTCCGACGAATTCTAGAGGAAACGGGAATGCCCCCCTCCCAATTGCAGTTGGAAGTGACGGAGGGATTGATTTTCAGGGATTTGCAGCACACCATTGATGTTCTTCGGGATTTAGAGCAGCTTGGTGTCCGTTTGGCGATCGACGATTTTGGTACGGGTTATTCCTCGCTTTCCGTGCTGAAAAATTTACCTGTCCATACTCTGAAAATTGACAAGTCTTTTCTCGAGGATTTGGAAATGCATCAAAAGGCGGAGTTCATTCTCGAAAGTATAATCAGGCTGGGCCAGCGTTTACAGTTGAGCGTGGTGGCGGAAGGGGTAGAAACGGAGAGTCAACTGCAGTTACTACAATCCTTACAGTGTGACGTGCTCCAGGGCTTTTTCTTCAGTCGTCCCCTCAACGAGGAAAAAATTACCCACTATCTTCACCACTGCTGCAATTCCGGTAATTCGACCAATTCAACCACGGCGATCGCCGCCTAG
- a CDS encoding response regulator: MTAFVFPLSEDRAMVNQFWSSVPQQAENNSVKRAIPRELLGQLMAERFTGQLTIRNPFDEFVDWQIYLGNGKIHFANSAVGNGKRLNYMLGKLFQDRHLQLPSQLDSDYNYICELWRKKYFSFQQTRSVLTQFTQEALVQALSLPKTEYRLEPNNKLRHLFLNLNLEQAVGPIEKKVNYWWELRSEINSPFQRPLVQDMRKLRGVLTKANPQTNEEFWQVFQQSLENLHCLYDIASATKLSTLQLAITMRNLIKAGDITMLPYQEIAIDNRPLVVSVDENQAHQHIIEYTLEKSGYRVNTITDPFKALASLQGQNPDLILIDADMEKMDGYQLASLCRKSPQLSGVPIMLMVDDNNLVQNIKAKMSGVNDNLQKPFLPQDLLLKVKNNLRAVATA; encoded by the coding sequence ATGACTGCCTTTGTCTTTCCCCTTTCCGAGGACCGTGCCATGGTTAATCAATTTTGGTCTTCTGTTCCCCAACAGGCTGAAAACAATAGTGTCAAACGGGCTATCCCCCGGGAATTGTTAGGACAGTTAATGGCAGAGAGATTTACTGGCCAACTGACTATCCGTAACCCCTTTGATGAGTTTGTTGATTGGCAGATTTACCTGGGCAATGGCAAAATTCACTTTGCCAACAGTGCGGTGGGCAATGGTAAACGTTTGAATTATATGCTGGGTAAGTTATTTCAAGATAGACATCTGCAACTACCAAGCCAGTTGGACAGTGACTATAACTACATTTGTGAGCTATGGAGAAAAAAATATTTTTCTTTTCAGCAAACCCGGTCAGTCTTAACTCAATTCACCCAGGAAGCTTTGGTCCAGGCCCTTTCTCTACCCAAAACCGAATATAGATTGGAGCCCAATAACAAGCTTAGACATCTTTTCCTGAACCTTAATTTAGAGCAGGCCGTGGGTCCCATTGAGAAAAAGGTAAATTACTGGTGGGAGTTGCGTTCGGAAATTAATTCTCCTTTTCAACGGCCTTTGGTACAGGATATGCGGAAATTACGGGGAGTTTTGACTAAGGCTAATCCCCAAACCAACGAAGAATTTTGGCAGGTATTTCAACAGAGTTTGGAAAATTTGCACTGTCTTTACGACATTGCCAGCGCCACTAAACTCAGCACCCTACAATTGGCGATCACCATGCGGAATTTAATTAAGGCGGGGGATATTACTATGCTCCCCTACCAGGAAATTGCCATTGATAATCGTCCTTTGGTGGTTAGCGTGGACGAAAACCAAGCCCATCAGCATATTATTGAGTACACACTGGAAAAAAGTGGTTATCGGGTGAATACCATCACCGATCCGTTCAAAGCACTGGCTTCCCTCCAGGGACAAAATCCTGACCTAATTCTGATCGATGCCGATATGGAGAAAATGGATGGTTACCAACTCGCTTCCCTCTGCCGTAAATCTCCCCAGCTTAGCGGAGTCCCTATTATGTTGATGGTAGACGATAACAACCTAGTGCAAAATATTAAAGCAAAAATGTCTGGGGTCAATGATAATTTGCAAAAGCCTTTTCTACCCCAAGATTTATTACTAAAGGTAAAAAATAATTTACGGGCAGTAGCCACAGCATAA
- a CDS encoding cation:proton antiporter produces MDNNTLLLILANIIIIIGLARLIGLLFGRFQQPPVIGEIIAGIMLGPSLLGLLSPAVEKSLFPPTTQPFLYLLSEIGLIFYMFLVGLELNPQHLRQKLKVAILTSNVSILFPFILGIALSSAILYSLNQPNQTSFIPFALFIGSAMSITAFPVLARILKDTGLDKTPLGTLGLTCASVDDISAWCLLAIAIAATRTNNILGAVPTLLGIIVYTVFMVTLGRKFFKYILRNYGQKNYLSQGLLTFIYIAVILSAMLTEWIGIDVIFGGFILGAILPKNTNLSKELTTKTEDFVSTFLLPIFFAYSGLSTDLGLLNNPTLWAVCALVVTAAIAGKYGGVYLTTRALGVEKQEAKALGWLMNTRGLTELIILNVGLKLGVISPVIFTIFVIMAIVTTLITSPLVTRIYPVPAH; encoded by the coding sequence ATGGATAACAATACTCTGCTGTTGATCCTGGCCAATATCATCATCATTATTGGTCTAGCCCGTCTGATTGGTTTACTGTTTGGCCGTTTTCAACAGCCCCCGGTCATTGGGGAAATTATTGCGGGGATCATGTTGGGGCCTTCCCTATTGGGTTTATTGTCTCCGGCTGTAGAAAAAAGTTTATTTCCGCCAACAACCCAGCCTTTCCTATATCTACTTTCGGAAATTGGCTTAATTTTTTATATGTTTTTGGTTGGTTTGGAGCTTAACCCCCAGCATCTCCGCCAAAAACTCAAGGTTGCCATTTTAACTTCCAACGTTAGTATCCTGTTTCCCTTTATTTTGGGAATAGCTCTATCTTCGGCGATTCTCTACTCCCTCAATCAACCCAATCAAACTAGCTTTATTCCTTTTGCACTCTTTATCGGGTCGGCTATGTCCATTACGGCATTTCCAGTGCTGGCCCGTATTTTAAAGGACACTGGTTTGGATAAAACTCCCCTGGGTACTTTGGGATTGACCTGTGCCTCGGTGGATGACATTAGTGCTTGGTGTCTGTTGGCGATCGCCATTGCGGCGACCCGAACTAACAACATACTGGGGGCCGTGCCCACCCTCTTGGGCATTATTGTTTACACTGTCTTCATGGTGACTTTGGGGCGGAAATTTTTCAAATATATTCTCCGCAATTACGGTCAAAAAAATTATCTCAGCCAAGGCCTGTTAACTTTTATTTATATAGCGGTTATTCTCTCAGCTATGCTGACGGAATGGATTGGTATTGACGTAATTTTTGGGGGATTCATTTTAGGCGCAATCTTACCTAAAAACACTAATCTCAGCAAGGAACTAACCACCAAAACTGAAGACTTTGTTTCTACATTTTTGTTACCAATTTTTTTTGCTTATAGTGGCTTGAGCACTGATCTTGGTTTGCTCAATAATCCCACCCTCTGGGCGGTGTGTGCCCTAGTTGTGACGGCGGCGATCGCAGGTAAATATGGCGGGGTGTATCTAACCACTAGGGCGTTGGGGGTGGAAAAGCAGGAAGCCAAGGCCCTGGGCTGGTTGATGAATACTAGGGGCTTAACGGAATTAATTATTCTTAATGTGGGTCTGAAACTAGGGGTAATTTCCCCAGTGATTTTTACTATTTTTGTGATTATGGCGATCGTCACCACCCTTATTACTTCTCCTTTAGTGACAAGAATTTATCCTGTCCCGGCTCACTAA
- a CDS encoding proton extrusion protein PcxA produces the protein MDLTNWWQGATQWFGRSSQKSLERAFQAAVKIKEIEDQYFQGEKIGPENCDYSADTVTYFANQIQRHLRKIEQEIYHLNSDQEFVRILSLNPALKQDAKTEYILDQLQFIDDVLQRYDGELPQANAPKQIPNGGALNLSSIATNKQRQVGKKRREGFQYIRREDTQQKADTATQKSGVLPRSFLRTIDRLKQEMDPQSNDTEQKVLKQYRNSRYKTALSIKFILTLIIVPLLAHQLTKTFFLLPSVESFFERNNEIVFINQSMEAEAYQELSHFEESLRFRELLGFGEKLSPEAKEEKLVEKAKEISESYRRVSTNAIANIFADIFSLVSFALVLVNSQREIEVLKEFIDEIVYGLSDSAKAFLIILFTDMFVGFHSPHGWEVILASIARHFGLPENQDFNFLFIATFPVILDTVFKYWIFRYLNGISPSAVATYRNMNE, from the coding sequence ATGGATTTAACAAATTGGTGGCAAGGGGCAACCCAGTGGTTTGGAAGATCTTCACAGAAATCCCTAGAGCGGGCCTTCCAAGCCGCTGTAAAAATTAAGGAAATTGAAGATCAATATTTCCAAGGCGAAAAAATAGGACCAGAAAATTGTGATTATAGTGCCGATACCGTCACTTATTTTGCTAATCAAATCCAACGCCATCTTAGGAAAATAGAACAGGAAATTTACCATCTCAATAGTGACCAGGAATTTGTGAGAATTCTGAGCCTCAATCCAGCGCTCAAGCAGGATGCTAAAACAGAATATATTCTCGATCAATTACAATTTATTGATGATGTATTGCAACGCTATGATGGTGAACTTCCCCAGGCTAATGCCCCCAAACAAATTCCCAACGGCGGTGCTTTAAATCTGTCCTCGATCGCCACTAATAAGCAACGGCAAGTTGGTAAAAAACGCCGGGAAGGATTTCAGTATATTCGACGGGAAGATACCCAACAAAAGGCAGACACTGCTACCCAGAAATCAGGCGTTTTGCCCCGTTCTTTTCTGCGAACCATTGATCGTCTTAAGCAGGAAATGGATCCCCAGTCCAATGATACTGAGCAGAAAGTATTAAAACAGTACCGCAATTCCCGCTATAAAACTGCCCTGTCAATTAAATTTATTCTGACACTAATTATTGTTCCTTTGTTGGCGCATCAATTAACGAAAACATTCTTTCTTCTTCCTTCGGTAGAATCATTTTTTGAACGCAATAATGAAATTGTTTTCATCAACCAGAGTATGGAAGCAGAAGCTTATCAAGAGTTGAGCCATTTTGAAGAATCTCTGCGTTTTCGAGAACTTTTAGGCTTTGGCGAAAAACTTTCCCCCGAAGCAAAGGAAGAAAAACTGGTGGAGAAAGCCAAGGAAATTTCCGAAAGTTACCGTCGGGTTAGCACCAATGCGATCGCCAACATTTTTGCTGATATTTTTTCCCTAGTATCCTTTGCGTTAGTTTTGGTCAACAGTCAACGGGAAATTGAAGTTTTAAAAGAGTTTATTGACGAAATTGTTTATGGACTGAGTGACTCAGCCAAAGCATTTTTGATTATTCTCTTTACGGATATGTTTGTTGGCTTCCACTCCCCCCATGGCTGGGAAGTAATTTTGGCCAGTATTGCCCGTCATTTTGGCCTACCGGAAAATCAAGACTTTAACTTTCTTTTCATTGCCACTTTTCCAGTTATTTTAGACACAGTGTTTAAATACTGGATCTTCCGTTATTTAAATGGTATTTCTCCCTCCGCAGTGGCCACCTATCGCAACATGAACGAGTAG
- a CDS encoding DUF4278 domain-containing protein: MQLSYRGVKYDYNPPKIETEVLGLAGSYRGLDYRFRRTTAKNVIQPSVNLTYRGVCFNPARDLQPALYTAPVAKTMEATAVPSQISFQDRVRARLHSKTQAIKKRQQSLLLRLAEEIGLNSEQAINSAVRIQGKVLANFRSDYASQGVGMS; the protein is encoded by the coding sequence ATGCAATTAAGTTACCGTGGAGTCAAGTACGACTACAATCCCCCCAAAATAGAAACGGAAGTTTTGGGGCTGGCAGGCAGTTACCGTGGTTTGGACTATCGTTTCCGCCGCACCACTGCGAAAAATGTCATTCAACCCAGCGTCAATCTAACCTATCGGGGAGTTTGCTTTAACCCCGCTCGGGATCTACAACCGGCTCTGTACACTGCCCCTGTGGCCAAAACGATGGAGGCTACCGCTGTCCCCAGCCAAATTTCTTTCCAGGATCGGGTCCGAGCCCGGCTCCATAGCAAAACCCAAGCGATCAAAAAACGTCAACAATCCTTGTTACTGCGTTTAGCAGAAGAAATTGGTTTAAATAGCGAGCAAGCCATCAACAGTGCTGTCCGCATTCAAGGCAAGGTTTTGGCTAACTTCCGTTCTGACTATGCCAGCCAAGGTGTAGGAATGAGCTAG
- a CDS encoding ParA family protein, with translation MAKIISTVNMKGGVGKTTLTVNLATCLAKYFQKRVLVLDLDSQISATLSLMAPHDFAAIRKKGKTLSYLLANAIQPNPHSKLDIFDIICPEICQIEGLELLPGDIELYDEYLVSEKLHQAAIATENPNFEAVWNKFEGTLIKEMLAPVLEEYDFVILDCAPGYNLLTRSGIAASDFYLLPARPEPLSVVGMQLLERRIEKLKESHKASDDPLNINLIGVVFILSGGGLMSRYYNQVMRRVQTDFTPEQLFQQSIPMDVNVAKAVDSFMPVVTSMPNTAGSRAFIKLTQEFLQKVEAFG, from the coding sequence ATGGCCAAAATCATTAGTACCGTCAATATGAAGGGCGGAGTAGGCAAAACTACTTTGACAGTCAACCTCGCCACCTGTTTGGCTAAGTATTTCCAAAAACGAGTTTTGGTGTTGGATTTAGATTCTCAAATTAGTGCCACTTTGAGTTTGATGGCTCCCCATGATTTTGCTGCAATTCGCAAAAAGGGTAAAACCCTGAGCTATCTGTTGGCCAATGCTATCCAACCTAATCCCCACAGCAAGTTGGATATTTTTGACATTATTTGCCCAGAAATTTGTCAAATTGAAGGTCTGGAACTGCTTCCTGGGGACATTGAACTTTACGATGAGTATCTGGTTTCGGAAAAACTCCACCAGGCGGCGATCGCCACGGAGAATCCTAACTTTGAGGCGGTGTGGAATAAGTTTGAAGGCACATTGATCAAAGAAATGCTGGCTCCAGTGTTGGAGGAATATGATTTTGTTATCCTCGACTGCGCCCCTGGCTATAATCTTTTGACCCGCAGTGGCATTGCGGCCAGCGATTTTTATTTGTTGCCGGCCCGGCCTGAACCCCTATCGGTGGTGGGAATGCAGCTACTAGAAAGAAGAATTGAAAAATTAAAAGAAAGCCATAAAGCATCGGACGATCCCCTCAATATTAACTTGATTGGCGTGGTGTTTATTCTCTCCGGCGGTGGGCTGATGAGTCGTTACTATAACCAGGTGATGCGACGGGTGCAAACGGACTTCACACCAGAGCAATTATTCCAGCAATCTATTCCCATGGATGTCAATGTGGCCAAGGCGGTGGATAGTTTTATGCCAGTGGTTACGTCCATGCCCAATACGGCGGGCTCAAGGGCTTTTATCAAATTAACCCAGGAATTCTTACAAAAAGTGGAAGCTTTTGGTTAA